The following coding sequences are from one Gemmatimonadales bacterium window:
- a CDS encoding serine/threonine protein kinase gives MSSDGPLTPARLQVIKDHFDHAVDLPADQRTAHLQQLRIQDAELAEEVQSLLDQHEGTGFDTDASGEALRRAAAALADPWSGARVGVYQVVRRIGVGGMGSVYEAARADEEYQKRVAIKFLHRYSDDDGLRRRFRAERQILANLNHPNIASLLDGGVTPDGQPYIVMEYVEGEPISRWADQRRLSVRQRLLLFLQVCRAVQYAHQGLVVHRDLKPGNILVTSDGQVKLLDFGIAKLLATDEGFEASPATAADTRAFTPDYASPEQVLGHPVGTPSDVYSLGVVLFELLTGSRPFDLRGKSAIEAERLLSEATPSKPSAVLNEARLDALGERSTRRGRARLEGDLDAIVLMALRKEPERRYGSVEHLARDIGHYLDGLPVTARPESFGYRLRKLVRRHRAEAAALGLAGLFLIGGLIATTLKAREAERERALATEVKGFLTTMLVAANPASLGRDVTMRAVLDTAAVRADTLRQRPELEADIRGIIGGTYLGLGEFAAAEGQFLAALAARQRMVPDDPRETALAVVQLATAVELQGRYGEADSMHRVALAIYPLDRDEGLAAANHADSRGRILLRLGNLGEAEPLLARALELYQRHAAGNDSVLAYAYANLGVAAGELGQDVRAESLLVLAVETARRAHGEVHPLVAAVLSPLASIRERTATFELADSTFRATLDMRRQLLGTEHPEYAWTLYSYADFLLRATRDSEAAFHAREVIALRHRSLGEAHPLVAASMGVLGRALDRLDSLAAGERWLRESLALRRAHLPEGHWLIASSESILGEHLGLAGKYAEAEQLLLASERRLVELRGETAPVVADARKRLVDLYRAWGKPAEVAEWETNYARAARGPGS, from the coding sequence ATGTCTTCCGATGGACCACTGACGCCCGCTCGTCTTCAGGTCATCAAAGACCACTTCGACCACGCGGTCGACCTGCCCGCCGATCAGCGCACCGCCCATCTCCAACAGCTCCGGATCCAGGATGCCGAGCTTGCGGAAGAGGTCCAGTCGTTGCTCGATCAGCATGAGGGCACCGGTTTCGATACGGATGCGTCAGGCGAGGCGCTGCGGCGGGCTGCGGCCGCCTTGGCCGACCCGTGGTCCGGTGCGCGTGTTGGGGTCTATCAGGTGGTCCGCCGGATCGGCGTCGGTGGCATGGGCAGCGTCTATGAAGCCGCCCGCGCAGACGAGGAATACCAGAAGCGGGTTGCCATCAAGTTTCTGCATCGCTACAGCGATGATGACGGCCTTCGGCGTCGCTTCCGGGCTGAGCGGCAGATCCTGGCGAACCTGAATCACCCCAACATCGCGAGCCTGCTCGACGGCGGCGTCACGCCAGACGGACAACCCTACATCGTGATGGAGTACGTCGAGGGTGAGCCGATCAGTCGATGGGCCGATCAGCGACGGCTGTCCGTACGGCAACGCCTGCTGCTGTTCCTGCAGGTATGCCGTGCCGTGCAGTACGCTCACCAGGGCCTCGTCGTCCACCGCGACCTCAAGCCGGGCAACATCCTGGTGACGTCAGACGGGCAGGTCAAGCTGCTCGACTTTGGGATTGCAAAGCTGCTGGCAACGGACGAGGGTTTCGAGGCGTCGCCTGCAACGGCGGCCGACACCCGTGCCTTCACTCCCGATTATGCCTCGCCGGAGCAGGTGCTTGGTCACCCGGTGGGTACCCCTTCGGACGTCTATTCGTTAGGCGTTGTGCTGTTCGAACTGCTGACCGGGAGCCGCCCCTTCGATCTGCGCGGTAAGAGCGCCATCGAAGCGGAGCGCCTTCTTTCCGAAGCTACCCCGTCGAAACCGAGCGCTGTGCTGAATGAAGCGCGACTCGACGCACTGGGCGAGCGCTCCACCCGTCGCGGCCGGGCTCGGCTCGAGGGCGATCTGGACGCCATTGTCCTGATGGCGCTCCGGAAGGAGCCGGAACGCCGCTACGGCTCGGTCGAGCATCTGGCACGGGACATTGGGCACTATCTCGACGGCCTGCCGGTCACAGCGCGGCCGGAGAGTTTCGGGTATCGCCTCCGCAAGCTGGTCCGCCGGCATCGAGCCGAGGCCGCCGCACTGGGGCTGGCTGGGCTGTTCCTGATCGGTGGCCTGATTGCCACGACGCTCAAGGCCCGCGAGGCGGAGCGAGAGCGGGCGCTGGCTACGGAAGTAAAAGGATTTCTGACCACGATGCTGGTTGCTGCGAATCCAGCCTCCCTGGGCCGTGATGTCACGATGCGCGCGGTGCTGGACACCGCCGCCGTTCGGGCCGATACCCTGCGCCAGCGGCCCGAGCTGGAAGCCGACATCCGTGGTATCATCGGCGGCACCTACCTCGGTCTCGGCGAATTCGCCGCAGCCGAGGGTCAGTTCCTCGCCGCGCTAGCTGCGCGGCAGCGAATGGTTCCGGATGATCCGCGTGAGACGGCGCTCGCGGTGGTCCAGCTGGCCACTGCGGTCGAGCTTCAGGGTCGTTACGGCGAGGCTGATTCGATGCATCGCGTGGCGCTCGCAATCTATCCGCTCGATCGCGATGAGGGTCTTGCCGCCGCCAATCACGCCGACAGTCGTGGCCGGATCCTGCTTCGGCTGGGGAATCTCGGCGAGGCCGAGCCGCTGCTGGCGCGGGCCCTCGAGCTGTATCAGCGGCACGCGGCGGGCAACGATTCGGTCCTCGCCTATGCGTATGCCAATCTGGGTGTAGCTGCCGGCGAACTGGGGCAGGACGTCCGGGCAGAGAGCCTGCTCGTGTTGGCGGTCGAAACGGCGCGTCGCGCCCACGGCGAGGTGCACCCGCTGGTCGCGGCCGTCCTGTCACCCCTGGCGTCGATCCGAGAGCGCACCGCGACGTTCGAGCTGGCTGATTCGACCTTTCGGGCCACTCTCGATATGCGACGCCAGTTGCTTGGTACCGAGCATCCTGAGTATGCCTGGACGCTGTACAGCTACGCCGACTTCCTGCTGCGCGCGACGCGAGATTCTGAGGCCGCCTTTCACGCTCGAGAGGTGATCGCTTTGCGACACCGGTCGCTCGGCGAAGCGCACCCCCTGGTTGCGGCGTCGATGGGGGTCCTGGGACGAGCACTGGACCGACTCGACTCGCTCGCTGCGGGCGAACGCTGGCTGCGCGAGAGCCTGGCCCTTCGGAGGGCACATCTTCCCGAAGGCCATTGGCTGATTGCATCGAGCGAGAGCATCCTGGGCGAGCACCTGGGCCTTGCGGGCAAGTACGCTGAGGCCGAGCAACTGCTCCTTGCGAGTGAGCGCCGACTGGTCGAACTGCGCGGCGAGACCGCTCCGGTCGTGGCTGATGCCCGAAAGCGGCTCGTTGATCTGTATCGGGCCTGGGGCAAGCCCGCCGAGGTCGCGGAGTGGGAGACCAATTACGCGCGAGCGGCTCGAGGTCCGGGATCGTAA
- a CDS encoding ABC transporter permease, with amino-acid sequence MPRGLQFGMIRAPLVVLGVVTLTFVLLRVAPGDPVAHLLGPNATPAELAAVRSSMGLDRPIGEQYIRWVGRAVRADFGTSLATGRPVGRMIWDAWPATAILVGLSILLSYLIGIAVAAIQATTTRRAVDGFWSWVSIVLAALPGYWLAFVLIMVFTYALGWLPAFGAAGLDADFLSPGARLADRLNHLILPLATLTLIGIGTTARYTRGTLRAVATEPYLMLARAKGAGFWRVLLRHHLRNGLIPVVTLLGLSLPALFSGAVFVEGVFAWPGIGSVLIQAVQARDYPVVMAATTISAIMVVLGSVAAEVLLHRVDPRARA; translated from the coding sequence ATGCCGCGAGGCCTCCAGTTCGGCATGATCCGCGCCCCGCTCGTCGTTCTGGGCGTCGTCACGCTGACATTCGTCCTGCTCAGGGTGGCGCCGGGTGACCCGGTTGCCCACCTGCTTGGCCCCAATGCAACGCCGGCAGAACTCGCAGCCGTCCGGAGTTCGATGGGGCTCGACCGCCCGATCGGGGAGCAGTACATCCGATGGGTCGGCCGGGCCGTCCGCGCCGACTTCGGCACCAGCCTGGCCACCGGCCGACCGGTGGGGCGGATGATCTGGGACGCCTGGCCGGCAACGGCCATTCTGGTCGGCCTCTCCATTCTGCTCAGCTACCTGATCGGCATTGCCGTCGCAGCGATTCAGGCGACCACCACCCGGCGTGCCGTCGACGGCTTCTGGTCCTGGGTGTCGATCGTGCTGGCCGCGCTTCCCGGCTACTGGCTAGCATTCGTGTTGATCATGGTCTTTACCTATGCGCTGGGCTGGCTGCCCGCGTTCGGCGCGGCGGGACTCGACGCCGACTTCCTGTCCCCAGGGGCGCGCCTGGCCGATCGGCTCAATCACCTGATTCTTCCGCTTGCCACGCTGACGCTGATCGGAATCGGTACCACGGCCCGCTATACCCGCGGTACGCTCCGCGCCGTGGCAACCGAACCGTACCTGATGCTGGCCCGGGCCAAAGGTGCCGGGTTCTGGCGGGTGCTGTTGCGTCATCACCTGCGTAACGGACTGATTCCGGTCGTGACACTGCTCGGCCTGTCGCTTCCAGCCTTGTTTTCGGGCGCCGTGTTCGTCGAGGGGGTCTTTGCCTGGCCCGGGATCGGATCGGTCCTGATCCAGGCGGTACAGGCGCGCGACTATCCTGTCGTCATGGCGGCCACCACCATCAGCGCCATCATGGTGGTCCTGGGTAGCGTCGCCGCCGAGGTGCTGCTCCACCGGGTCGACCCCAGGGCACGCGCATGA
- a CDS encoding ABC transporter permease: MTTGARVGTAILAIFVTGALFAPWITPVGPSDVTDVVATRFLAPLTVDQFGVFHLLGTDRLGRDVWSRLVHGARMSLLVAALATAVSLILGVIMGGLAAILRGWPARLVLGVTDFALALPRVVILLLLAALWQPSATLVVLTLGLTGWMPIARLTYGEALVQLKRPYTESARALGASRARVFARHVLPNAASPLLAAATLGIGNAITLEAGLSFLGLGVQPPVSSWGTLIASGRDTIVNAPWVGLVPGVALVTVVVAATLVANWFELDRTRTAS; encoded by the coding sequence ATGACGACGGGAGCCCGGGTCGGGACAGCCATCCTCGCCATCTTCGTGACCGGGGCACTCTTCGCGCCTTGGATCACGCCGGTCGGTCCCTCGGACGTGACCGATGTCGTCGCCACCCGGTTTCTCGCCCCGCTGACCGTCGATCAGTTCGGCGTCTTTCACTTGCTGGGCACTGACAGACTGGGCCGCGACGTCTGGAGCCGCCTCGTCCACGGCGCGCGAATGTCGCTGCTGGTCGCCGCGCTGGCCACGGCAGTCTCCCTGATCCTTGGGGTCATCATGGGTGGGCTTGCTGCGATCCTGCGTGGCTGGCCAGCCAGGCTGGTCCTGGGTGTCACGGATTTTGCCCTGGCGCTCCCTCGCGTGGTCATTCTGCTCTTGCTTGCGGCCCTTTGGCAGCCCAGCGCCACCCTGGTCGTCCTGACCCTCGGCCTGACCGGCTGGATGCCGATTGCGCGGCTGACCTACGGCGAGGCACTGGTGCAGCTCAAGCGTCCCTACACCGAAAGCGCCCGGGCACTCGGCGCCAGCCGCGCACGGGTGTTTGCCCGGCACGTGCTCCCGAACGCCGCTTCCCCTCTCCTGGCGGCCGCGACGCTCGGCATCGGGAACGCAATCACCCTCGAGGCCGGACTCTCGTTCCTTGGGCTCGGCGTTCAGCCGCCGGTCAGTTCGTGGGGAACCCTGATTGCCTCGGGGCGCGACACCATCGTCAACGCTCCCTGGGTTGGACTGGTTCCGGGAGTGGCGCTGGTAACGGTGGTCGTGGCAGCGACGCTGGTGGCCAACTGGTTCGAGCTCGATCGGACCCGCACCGCCAGCTGA
- a CDS encoding heparinase II/III family protein, whose amino-acid sequence MVTIETLEARRALADAGDLAALKARLIERAQPLIDRLPPLPEIKATMSASGGVHPETGEQLEFDPYRPHEHRAFGSGRVASGERHHAHWARAQHLWVAERAAHLATVASFTDDERAADRARELLAHYFDRYHAFPNRDNVLGPSHLFFSTYLESIWVLNYLAAAFILREKGWLSDEEIEAVGAIADEAAQLIGEFDEGGSNRQVWNSAALVAIAVWFGDEELAQSAITGRTGILGHLTDGFGDDGMWTEGENYHLFAVRGLLTGLFWAQVLGADLLEDPRLRAQLGRALMAPAATALPDFTFPARKDSRFGVSLAHPAYLECWEMGLSLLGEDAPEALPAWLATLYRLPHSAALTYDAYLHDAGEPARELTGRADLSWWMLWSMTPTLPAVDPFESTSGLLRQQGVAVLRRGVRYLALECGRFAGGHDHPDRLHLTLHADGIHWLADPGTGSYVTRDLFWYRSTLAHNAPLLDGQSQQTGDARCAAFEDKGEWGWIAAEYRSLRRTVVSGPDWILDLVDLTGSDERDLWLPWHLGGDTRVETSGQWESVDWQHEFVRNPERFVVAHGTDTVVAASQGGRTLRLHLIGGEVVRATAPGLPGQAERVFYLVRGRGASTRLAALVDLSGAVQEVRVGPDRAVVVQPAGATTIRLASGSVTIESPGGGIALAGSVSNPPSAKPLMAQRPLRADGHVIHIDAAPALDGTLDGFETSAPLEMGDEGHYFRSEEPYQDPEQFSATAYVNSDLERLYLAVVVTKPDFLVRGADAPPLDLDNEQDDIHSDGIQVYYRTSTGTAHAYLIRPTESGGILARPIPGSASQLVELTGASERTEDGYVVTVALPCEGLSAAPERATMDFDICVNEMREGRIRRAGQLVWGGGGGWVYLRGDRRAEAFWGLLSLA is encoded by the coding sequence GTGGTAACGATCGAGACCCTCGAGGCGCGCCGCGCCCTTGCTGATGCCGGAGACCTTGCCGCACTCAAGGCTCGGCTGATCGAACGCGCGCAACCGCTGATCGACCGCCTGCCCCCGCTGCCCGAGATCAAGGCGACGATGTCCGCCTCTGGCGGGGTTCACCCCGAGACTGGCGAGCAGCTCGAGTTCGATCCCTATCGCCCGCACGAGCACCGGGCCTTCGGCTCCGGTCGAGTGGCCAGCGGAGAGCGGCATCACGCTCACTGGGCTCGGGCCCAGCACCTGTGGGTCGCGGAACGTGCTGCGCACCTTGCTACTGTCGCCTCCTTCACGGATGACGAGCGTGCGGCCGACCGCGCCCGCGAGTTGCTGGCGCACTACTTCGACCGTTACCACGCTTTTCCCAATCGCGACAACGTGCTCGGCCCGAGCCATCTTTTCTTCTCGACCTACCTCGAGTCGATCTGGGTGCTCAACTACCTCGCTGCAGCCTTCATTCTCAGAGAGAAGGGCTGGCTCAGCGACGAGGAGATCGAAGCGGTCGGCGCGATTGCGGACGAGGCAGCGCAGCTGATCGGCGAGTTCGACGAGGGCGGCAGCAATCGCCAGGTCTGGAACAGCGCCGCCCTCGTCGCGATTGCCGTCTGGTTCGGCGATGAAGAGCTGGCCCAGTCCGCCATTACTGGCCGTACGGGCATTCTCGGCCACCTGACCGACGGTTTCGGTGACGACGGCATGTGGACCGAGGGAGAGAACTATCACCTCTTTGCCGTGCGCGGCCTGCTGACCGGGTTGTTCTGGGCTCAGGTGCTCGGCGCCGATCTCCTCGAGGATCCGAGACTTCGGGCTCAGCTGGGCCGCGCCCTGATGGCGCCGGCAGCAACGGCGTTGCCGGATTTCACGTTTCCCGCGCGCAAGGATTCGCGGTTCGGCGTCTCGCTGGCCCACCCAGCCTATCTCGAATGCTGGGAAATGGGGCTTTCCCTGCTCGGTGAGGATGCGCCCGAGGCGCTGCCTGCGTGGCTGGCGACCCTGTACCGCCTGCCGCACAGCGCAGCCCTGACGTACGATGCGTACCTTCACGATGCCGGCGAGCCAGCGCGGGAGCTGACGGGGCGTGCCGACCTGTCGTGGTGGATGCTGTGGAGTATGACGCCGACGTTGCCGGCGGTGGATCCTTTCGAGTCGACCAGCGGCCTGCTGAGGCAGCAGGGCGTCGCGGTACTCAGGCGGGGCGTCCGCTACCTGGCGCTCGAGTGCGGCCGATTCGCGGGAGGGCATGACCATCCTGACCGGCTGCATCTGACCCTGCACGCCGATGGGATACACTGGCTGGCTGATCCTGGCACCGGGTCCTATGTCACCAGAGACCTGTTCTGGTATCGGTCGACGCTGGCGCACAATGCCCCGCTGCTCGATGGACAGTCGCAGCAGACGGGCGATGCCCGGTGCGCCGCCTTCGAGGACAAGGGCGAGTGGGGTTGGATCGCGGCCGAATACCGGTCGCTTCGTCGCACGGTGGTGTCGGGACCGGATTGGATTCTCGATCTGGTCGACCTCACCGGATCGGACGAGCGTGACCTCTGGTTGCCGTGGCATCTCGGGGGCGACACCCGGGTCGAGACATCCGGTCAGTGGGAGTCCGTCGACTGGCAGCACGAGTTCGTGCGCAATCCGGAGCGATTCGTCGTGGCTCATGGAACCGACACCGTCGTTGCGGCAAGCCAGGGCGGCCGTACGCTTCGGCTCCACCTGATCGGTGGCGAGGTGGTGCGGGCAACGGCGCCGGGCCTCCCGGGCCAGGCGGAACGGGTGTTCTACTTGGTGCGCGGTCGCGGCGCCAGTACGCGGCTTGCCGCCCTGGTGGATCTGAGCGGTGCAGTCCAGGAGGTGCGGGTCGGCCCCGATCGGGCAGTCGTGGTCCAGCCTGCAGGAGCCACGACGATTCGTCTCGCTTCAGGCTCGGTCACGATCGAGTCTCCCGGCGGAGGGATAGCGCTGGCCGGCAGCGTCTCGAATCCGCCTTCGGCAAAGCCTTTGATGGCGCAGCGACCGCTCCGCGCCGATGGCCATGTGATTCACATCGATGCCGCCCCGGCGCTGGACGGCACGCTCGACGGGTTCGAAACCAGTGCTCCGCTCGAGATGGGTGATGAGGGACACTACTTCCGCAGCGAAGAGCCCTATCAGGATCCCGAGCAGTTCAGCGCAACTGCGTATGTCAACTCGGACTTGGAGCGGCTCTACCTCGCGGTCGTAGTGACGAAGCCGGACTTCCTGGTTCGCGGTGCGGATGCGCCGCCGCTCGATCTCGACAACGAGCAGGACGATATCCATTCCGACGGTATCCAGGTGTACTATCGGACCTCGACCGGTACGGCGCATGCGTATCTGATCCGGCCGACCGAGAGTGGGGGCATTCTGGCGCGGCCGATTCCGGGTTCCGCATCGCAGCTGGTGGAGCTGACCGGCGCCTCGGAGCGTACTGAGGATGGCTATGTCGTGACGGTTGCCTTGCCTTGTGAAGGTTTGAGCGCGGCTCCCGAACGTGCAACCATGGACTTCGATATCTGTGTCAACGAGATGCGCGAGGGCCGGATCCGACGCGCGGGCCAGCTGGTGTGGGGTGGTGGCGGCGGCTGGGTCTATCTCCGCGGCGACCGACGCGCCGAAGCCTTCTGGGGCCTGTTGAGTCTGGCGTGA
- a CDS encoding helix-turn-helix transcriptional regulator has protein sequence MYYTERSAPPPLDSVIRCFWFMRGEYTHGSVQPVVADGRCEVVLHLADPFLRCSPDGSTELQPRTLVAGQMTAPLQLQPTGIIDIIGIRFRTAAAPALLGVPIVELTDRVVALADCDRSLAVSLTAAAESSADIDARVAALSAVIGRAWRSRLDPLALAAVRALNDRGAPTVSEVAQHLGVTLRTLERRVGLATGLAPAPLRRVLRFRRTFAMLDRAGSGWARVAATCGYYDQAHLIREFRRFAGVAPQQFFGGRSEMACFFMGYDQDA, from the coding sequence ATGTACTATACCGAACGCTCCGCCCCTCCGCCGCTCGATAGCGTGATTCGCTGTTTCTGGTTCATGCGGGGGGAGTACACCCACGGGTCGGTGCAGCCGGTCGTTGCGGACGGTCGCTGTGAGGTCGTCCTCCATCTGGCTGACCCCTTTCTGCGGTGCTCGCCTGACGGATCGACCGAACTTCAGCCCCGCACGCTGGTTGCGGGGCAGATGACCGCGCCCCTGCAGCTCCAGCCGACCGGGATCATCGACATCATTGGCATCCGGTTTCGGACGGCCGCCGCACCAGCCCTGCTCGGCGTACCAATCGTCGAGCTGACTGACCGGGTCGTCGCCCTGGCCGACTGTGATCGTTCGCTTGCGGTGTCGTTGACTGCGGCCGCGGAGAGTTCGGCCGACATCGATGCCCGGGTCGCAGCGCTGTCGGCAGTGATCGGCCGCGCCTGGCGTTCACGGCTCGATCCGCTGGCGCTTGCCGCGGTCCGTGCCCTGAACGACCGTGGGGCACCGACGGTTAGTGAGGTGGCGCAGCATCTTGGTGTCACTCTGCGCACGCTGGAACGGCGGGTCGGGCTTGCCACGGGGCTCGCCCCAGCACCTCTGCGCCGGGTGCTTCGGTTTCGGCGCACCTTCGCGATGCTGGATCGAGCCGGAAGTGGCTGGGCTCGGGTGGCGGCGACATGCGGTTACTATGATCAGGCACATCTGATCCGCGAGTTTCGCCGCTTTGCGGGGGTTGCTCCGCAGCAGTTCTTCGGCGGCAGGTCCGAGATGGCCTGCTTCTTCATGGGCTACGATCAGGACGCATGA